One genomic region from Skermania piniformis encodes:
- a CDS encoding helix-turn-helix domain-containing protein: MIDKTSPRRWAAGTAVAGTVFIAAGAFWLSFTSLADLAARSGIGAGQAWAWPLIVDGIIVVATVAVVALAGQRSAWYPWALLTGGALVSVTANAIHAVVAADADVPGILAASVAAVPPVVLLAITHLTVILTRTPLTASESETPGRHEVAVFAAASDELEAAPASVGIAELASAPAEAASLAPSDRRALGRELREAGWSNKRIARELSVHPSTVGRWFTPAHLPTDITESADEREETTP, translated from the coding sequence GTGATCGACAAGACGAGTCCGCGACGGTGGGCTGCTGGGACGGCGGTGGCGGGGACGGTGTTCATCGCCGCTGGGGCGTTCTGGCTGTCGTTCACCTCGCTGGCCGATCTTGCTGCGCGTTCGGGGATCGGGGCGGGTCAGGCGTGGGCGTGGCCGCTGATCGTGGACGGCATCATCGTCGTCGCGACCGTCGCCGTCGTCGCTCTCGCCGGGCAACGCTCCGCCTGGTACCCGTGGGCGCTCCTGACCGGCGGTGCCCTCGTCTCGGTCACCGCGAACGCGATCCACGCCGTCGTCGCAGCGGACGCCGACGTGCCCGGCATCCTCGCCGCCTCCGTCGCCGCCGTACCACCCGTCGTGCTGCTCGCGATCACCCACCTCACCGTCATCCTCACCCGCACCCCGCTAACCGCGTCGGAATCGGAGACACCTGGTCGGCATGAGGTCGCCGTGTTCGCTGCCGCTTCGGACGAGCTGGAAGCGGCACCCGCATCCGTTGGTATCGCCGAGCTGGCGTCCGCGCCCGCCGAGGCCGCGTCGCTGGCTCCATCGGATCGGCGCGCGTTGGGGCGGGAGCTGCGGGAGGCGGGGTGGTCGAACAAGCGGATCGCCCGCGAGCTCAGCGTGCATCCCTCGACCGTGGGCCGCTGGTTCACCCCCGCACACCTTCCCACTGACATCACCGAGTCCGCCGACGAGCGGGAGGAGACCACCCCATGA
- a CDS encoding M23 family metallopeptidase has translation MNPAAANCATTTGVVNLGPVPDSLTVTMANGETFTLNRQQLTHAATIIAIGNSTDGVGMPGIKIALMAALTESTLRMLSNTGTYPESANYPNDGNGSDHDSLGLFQMRPQSGWGSVAELMDPTYQARAFFGGPTGPNYPSPRGLLDIPGWQTMDPGEAAQAVEASAYPDRYRNYEPVAEAILTALTTGRSSATPAGAGGPASLSSRVVFPLPEGTWVATSPFGMRVHPITGEYKLHTGADFAAPDGTPILAAADGTVTVAEFTSGYGGLIVIEHTIDGHKIATAYAHMWQHGIHVKAGDQVRAGQHIGDVGSSGYSTGAHLHFEVRQGGTNGDFIDPAAWLNQHGAANLPAATAGSPATCRAAGTAGPPTGVDGDPDRLVDDPTTGGKITARLLHLYQQTLAAFPDTGWGCYSPRPGTKSEHPLGRACDITFGNRIGQRPSPAQLDAGWAVTNWMKDNAGVLGVEYLIWQGQIWSVSRDADGWRPYNGGGMHDPASITGGHFDHLHVTVKA, from the coding sequence ATGAACCCCGCCGCCGCCAACTGCGCCACCACCACAGGCGTGGTCAACCTCGGACCCGTCCCGGACTCGCTCACCGTGACCATGGCGAACGGTGAGACGTTCACGCTGAACCGGCAGCAGCTCACCCACGCCGCCACAATCATCGCCATCGGCAACAGCACCGACGGCGTGGGCATGCCGGGAATCAAGATCGCGCTCATGGCAGCGCTCACCGAGTCCACCCTGCGGATGCTGTCGAACACCGGCACCTACCCCGAGAGCGCGAACTACCCCAACGACGGCAACGGCTCCGACCACGACTCCCTCGGTCTGTTCCAGATGCGGCCACAGTCGGGTTGGGGTTCGGTCGCCGAGCTCATGGACCCCACGTATCAAGCGCGAGCATTCTTCGGCGGCCCGACCGGACCGAACTACCCGAGCCCGCGCGGTCTGCTCGACATTCCCGGCTGGCAGACAATGGACCCCGGCGAAGCCGCCCAAGCCGTCGAGGCCTCCGCCTACCCCGACCGATACCGCAATTACGAGCCCGTGGCCGAAGCCATCCTCACCGCCCTCACCACAGGCAGGTCCAGTGCGACACCGGCGGGTGCTGGTGGTCCAGCGTCGTTGTCGTCGCGGGTGGTGTTCCCGCTCCCGGAGGGGACCTGGGTGGCGACCTCGCCGTTCGGGATGCGCGTGCACCCGATCACCGGCGAATACAAGCTGCACACCGGCGCGGACTTCGCCGCCCCCGACGGCACCCCGATCCTCGCCGCAGCCGACGGCACCGTCACCGTCGCCGAGTTCACCAGCGGCTACGGCGGACTCATCGTCATCGAGCACACCATCGACGGCCACAAGATCGCCACCGCGTACGCGCACATGTGGCAGCACGGCATCCACGTCAAAGCAGGTGACCAGGTACGGGCCGGGCAGCACATCGGCGACGTTGGCAGCTCTGGCTACTCCACCGGAGCGCACCTGCACTTCGAGGTCCGTCAAGGCGGAACGAACGGCGACTTCATCGACCCCGCCGCCTGGCTCAACCAGCACGGAGCCGCGAACCTCCCCGCAGCAACCGCTGGGTCACCCGCCACGTGTCGCGCGGCGGGCACCGCTGGCCCGCCCACGGGCGTCGATGGCGACCCCGACCGGCTCGTCGACGATCCCACCACCGGCGGGAAGATCACAGCGCGGCTGCTGCACCTCTACCAGCAGACCCTCGCGGCGTTCCCCGACACCGGCTGGGGCTGCTACTCGCCCCGCCCCGGCACCAAGTCGGAGCATCCCCTCGGGCGGGCGTGTGACATCACCTTCGGGAACCGGATCGGCCAGCGACCCAGTCCCGCCCAGCTCGACGCCGGATGGGCCGTGACGAACTGGATGAAAGACAACGCAGGCGTCCTCGGCGTCGAATACCTCATCTGGCAAGGCCAAATCTGGTCCGTCAGCCGCGACGCCGACGGCTGGCGACCCTACAACGGCGGCGGCATGCACGACCCCGCCTCGATCACGGGAGGTCACTTCGATCACCTGCACGTCACCGTGAAAGCATAA
- a CDS encoding ParB N-terminal domain-containing protein: MTDPQTGIQLDRAVDSLIVGKRHRTDLGDLETLAASIDRDGLLQPLTITIDGVLVCGARRLAAIKMLGWRTVSVWVRGGLSDRLGKLLAEQDDNMLHKPYNQLEAAGLYREIKEVMAEDAARRKSATQFSTENQPGNDGPGKFPGPSGALGDARELAAAMIPGGGSYKTLEKVGYIEEIAANPAQPKTLRAEAAAALERIEAGDPVHPIYQAIRESADAAREVREATMHALAEDAVARANAMKKGKKPKPRPTPLVPDDAPPVRYPVRAFVQTWGELANWWTHYDIDLLAVELTDEQYENFLTVAEATARFADDLHTARDAHGAQPILRAL; this comes from the coding sequence ATGACCGACCCGCAGACCGGTATCCAACTCGACCGGGCCGTCGATTCCCTGATCGTCGGCAAGCGCCACCGCACCGACCTCGGCGACCTCGAAACCCTCGCCGCGTCCATCGACCGCGACGGCCTGCTTCAGCCGTTGACGATCACCATCGACGGCGTGCTCGTCTGCGGGGCACGCCGCCTGGCCGCGATCAAGATGCTCGGCTGGCGCACCGTCAGCGTCTGGGTACGCGGCGGCCTGTCGGATCGGCTCGGGAAGCTCCTCGCGGAGCAGGACGACAACATGCTCCACAAGCCCTACAACCAGCTCGAAGCCGCAGGCCTCTACCGCGAGATCAAGGAAGTCATGGCCGAAGACGCCGCCCGCCGGAAGTCCGCCACCCAGTTCAGCACCGAGAACCAGCCAGGAAACGACGGTCCCGGAAAATTTCCGGGACCGTCAGGCGCTCTCGGAGACGCACGAGAACTGGCAGCCGCGATGATCCCCGGGGGCGGGTCGTACAAGACCTTGGAGAAGGTCGGATACATCGAAGAGATCGCCGCCAACCCCGCCCAACCCAAGACCCTCCGAGCCGAAGCCGCTGCTGCGTTGGAGCGGATCGAAGCAGGCGACCCGGTGCATCCGATCTACCAAGCCATCCGCGAGAGTGCCGATGCCGCGCGCGAGGTGCGCGAGGCGACGATGCACGCCCTCGCCGAGGATGCCGTCGCCCGCGCCAACGCGATGAAGAAGGGCAAGAAGCCCAAGCCCCGACCCACACCCCTCGTGCCCGACGACGCGCCCCCGGTGCGGTACCCGGTGCGTGCGTTCGTCCAGACCTGGGGCGAACTCGCCAACTGGTGGACCCACTACGACATCGACCTGCTCGCCGTCGAGCTGACCGACGAACAGTACGAGAACTTCCTCACCGTCGCCGAAGCCACCGCCCGCTTCGCCGACGACCTCCACACCGCACGCGACGCCCACGGAGCACAGCCGATCCTGCGCGCACTCTGA
- a CDS encoding bifunctional DNA primase/polymerase yields MPDPFDVLAALIRVDRTPDLAAAARSLAAAGMPVFPCEPDGKRPLTRRGFLDATSDPEQVAAWWSRTPEANIGLPTGAPSGVVVVDVDVHGPVDGRAAWRRASEAGLVDGAGLLVRTPTGGAHAYFPATAGVEQRSWQAASAGVDFRGDGGYIIAPPSRRTIDGTVRCYEIADLAAHSVGPVDAARLRDFLDPRPAAPARSESAAATVDAERLAAWVASRSEGERNRGLFWAACRLAENGTPPADTLDALGPAAVQAGLSEREIATTVRSAYRATQPAPEPAAAGRAPTTDRWCSRSASSPVASAGRAGL; encoded by the coding sequence ATGCCCGACCCCTTCGACGTTCTCGCCGCGCTCATTCGCGTAGACCGGACACCGGACCTCGCGGCTGCGGCACGGAGCCTCGCTGCGGCTGGGATGCCGGTGTTCCCGTGCGAACCGGATGGGAAGCGACCGCTCACCCGGCGGGGGTTCCTCGACGCGACCAGCGACCCTGAGCAGGTCGCCGCGTGGTGGTCGCGCACCCCAGAGGCGAACATCGGCCTCCCCACCGGCGCACCGTCGGGTGTCGTCGTGGTGGACGTCGATGTTCACGGCCCAGTCGATGGCCGCGCCGCGTGGCGTCGTGCCTCCGAGGCGGGGCTGGTGGATGGGGCGGGTCTGTTGGTCCGGACCCCGACCGGAGGCGCACACGCCTACTTCCCGGCCACGGCGGGTGTGGAGCAGCGGTCGTGGCAGGCCGCCAGTGCCGGTGTCGATTTCCGGGGCGACGGCGGCTACATCATCGCTCCACCCTCCCGCCGCACCATCGACGGCACCGTGCGGTGCTACGAGATCGCCGACCTTGCCGCCCACTCCGTCGGCCCCGTCGATGCCGCACGGCTCCGCGACTTCCTCGACCCCCGACCCGCTGCACCAGCGCGAAGTGAAAGCGCGGCTGCGACGGTGGATGCCGAACGGCTCGCGGCCTGGGTCGCGAGTCGTAGTGAGGGCGAACGAAACCGAGGCCTGTTCTGGGCCGCCTGCCGCCTCGCCGAGAACGGCACCCCACCCGCCGACACACTCGACGCACTCGGCCCTGCCGCCGTGCAGGCGGGCCTGAGCGAGCGGGAGATCGCCACGACCGTGCGTTCGGCCTACCGCGCCACCCAGCCCGCACCCGAGCCCGCTGCTGCGGGTCGGGCACCGACGACGGATCGGTGGTGCAGCCGCTCCGCATCATCGCCGGTGGCCTCGGCGGGGAGGGCGGGGCTGTGA